A region of the Ranitomeya variabilis isolate aRanVar5 chromosome 5, aRanVar5.hap1, whole genome shotgun sequence genome:
ccagcaatagtgcaagttccaccacttaaaaagatgagaggcgtctgtaatttacatcataggtagacctcaactatgggagacaaactgagaaaaaaaaatccagaaaatcacattgtctgtttttttatcattttatttgcattttatggtggaaaataagtatttggtcagaaacaaacaatcaagatttctggctctcacagacctgtaacttcttctttaagagtctcctctttcctccactcattacctgtagtaatggcacctgtttaaacttgttatcagtataaaaagacacctgtgcacaccctcaaacagtctgactccaaactccactatggtgaaggccaaagagctgtcaaaggacaccagaaacaaaattgtagccctgcaccaggctgggaagactgaatctgcaatagccaaccagcttggagtgaagaaatcaacagtgggagcaataattagaaaatggaagacatacaagaccactgataatctccctcgatctggggctccacgcaaaatcccaccccgtggggtcagaatgatcacaagaacggtgagtaaaaatcccagaaccacgcggggggacctagtgaatgaactgcagagagctgggaccaatttaacaaggcctaccataagtaacacactacgccaccatggactcagatcccgcagtgccagacgtgtcccactgcttaagccagtacatgtccgggcccgtctgaagtttgctagagagcatttggatgatccagaggagttttgggagaatgtcctatggtctgatgaaaccaaactggaactgtttggtagaaacacaacttgtcgtgtttggaggaaaaagaatactgagttgcatccatcaaacaccatacctactgtaaagcatggtggtggaaacatcatgctttggggctgtttctctgcaaaggggccaggacgactgatccgggtacatgaaagaatgaatggggccatgtattgtgagattttgagtgcaaacctccttccatcagcaagggcattgaagatgaaacgtggctgggtctttcaacatgacaatgatccaaagcacaccgccagggcaacgaaggagtggcttcgtaagaagcatttcaaggtcctggagtggcctagccagtctccagatctcaaccctatagaaaacctttggagggagttgaaagtccgtgttgccaagcgaaaagccaacaacatcactgctctagagatctgcatggaggaatgggccaacataccaacaacagtgtgtggcaaccttgcgaagacttacagaaaacgtttgacctctgtcattgccaacaaaggatatattacaaagtattgagatgaaattttgtttctgaccaaatacttattttccaccataaaatgcaaataaaatgataaaaaaacagacaatgtgattttctggatttttttttctcagtttgtctcccatagttgaggtctacctatgatgtaaattacagacgcctctcatctttttaagtggtggaacttgcactattgctgactgactaaatacttttttgccccactgtatatagtgaaTAATAAGTCATTTTCTCATATAAATGTTATTTGCCAAAGATTAGTGTATATACTAGTGTATATACTGGTACGCGCTGGGTAGTGACAAAGGTAAAAGGAGCCACACATAAAAACTCCCACAAATAAGGATAAGAGACCATATAATGCTATCAGTATAACCCAGGAAGGCCGTCAATAGGATACATAAGAGTTAATTTGCCCTACCTTTGCTGGTAGCAATTCACATAGATGAGAAGACTGAAATAATCCGTGTTCGCCAAAGAAGGCTGGAGTAATGCGTGTGTTCTTCTCCTGCTGAGTCCAGGTAATAGTGCGTGTATCCAAActagtggctgccccggccggtagcagccacctggAGTTATCCCTCTGAGAGGAGCGGGGGTCCAGCGTTACCGGCGCCGCGTGGAGTGTAAGCGGTGATCCGGATagtgcgcaggacctgtgtgacgtcggcagtcacgtgaccactcacagaTGCCGAGGGTGAGTACGGGGTGCAAGAGGgatcaaaaaccaacgcgtttcggagaaaaCTTCCTCCTTCCTCAGGAACCCTGAGCATTATATGGTCTCTTATCCTTATTTGTGGGAGTTTTTGTGTGTGGCTCCTTTTACTTTTGTCACTACCCAGCGCGTACCAGTATATACACTAGTATATACACTAATCTTTTTCATATAGTATTTTCTTACAGGCTATTTGTGCAAGCCTGTTGGTGTCGCTGCGGGTAGCTGTTAAGTTTTGTGACACTTTTTTGCGCCaccatattttgcattttaaatGTTATTTGCACTTTTGAGTTTTTCAAATGTACCAAGTAAAGTATGAATTGATGTTTTCAAATAGCTTGTGTACAAATACTAAACCATCCAATCCAAGACAATAGAGATACTttatttttcttaaaggggttgcctactactaggacaaccttttcctaaactaaatgttcggccatgATAAACTAgagaagcctatactcacctcccgtgcggtTCCAGGagtgtcggcactcgcggtcccagggctgtgatgtggtggaatgacacgtaatgcccggtgcccaatcagcactggcgtcactgtctccacctttggacaaactgaacatgaggaGGAAGTCAGGTCtgcagctcatcctggacttcctcttcatgttcaatttgtccgaaggcggagacagtgacgccagcgctgattgaggGCCGTGCATTATGTGTCATTCCACCACATCACAGCCCTGTgaccgcgagtgccgacactgctggaacggcgctgGCACGGGAGAGGATTATAGGCTTTTTtgatttatcggggccaaacatttagtttaagaaggggttgtcctggtaATTGAGAAACCCTTTAATATATTCTTTTTCTTAACAGGCCAGAGAGCACAGAGTCACATTTATCGACAATAAAAGAAATATGGACATCCCTGATCTGTTTGAGGAAAATGAGACAGCGAGCTCACAAAGCAGTGAGTAACTATATACACCAAAACTGCCCCAGTATGCTTTATGCCAAGTACAAACATTTCACTAGGAGGTATATGAGTTCCTGAGTCTGTGGCAGATATTCTGGTTAAAGGGTAGCAATGTTTATGGATGCTATTTTTTGCTGTAATGTATATATGGAATATGAAAATGATTTACCACATGAActgattttttttcataatttccaAGATTAAATATGTAACTCAGTAATCAGTAGCTAAGCTACTGGGGAGGGCAGTTAACCCAGGACCCGCACTCATAAGTGCCCACCCGTAGCTACAGCTAGCCTTTACTGTATCAGTGTGCACAACACACCAATACAACTAAtctcggcagtggagcagggatacACGGTCTCCCTGCACTACCGTTCAGCCTCATCATTCTGCTGTGACTGCACCCACAGGACATCAGAGTCCCAGTGATGTCAGCGTGACGCGTGAGGACTCTAACATCGTGTGCTTGCTCGAGATCCTCAGCCACTGCATGATCCTTCCGTGGCTGAGAGGCAGTTCAGGGGCATCAACTTGTTGGTCACCCCAGTAAAATATatgatcatttttattttatttaaaacttttgGTGTAGGAGCGGGCTCTCATACATTTTAGGAGATACTGTGGGGGGCCCTTAAAGTGTGagggctattatacagtgtgggggccctCATACAGTATGGGGGTtaatatgggggccatcatacagtatagtGGTTAATTCAACCTACAAATGGGTGCCTAAGGAGCTCACAAACCACCAACACATGTATTAAAGTAAAGCTATTGAACAGCTCTAGTGTCGTCTATTAAGCTATTCCATATTTTATTAATGGTATAATGGTGTATGTCTAGAAATGGAAGGCCAAAGGGACACACTTTTTGGCCCAGTCTGAGAATAAAGCTCTACGAACACATTGTAAAGCTTTAAATCTTATACAGTGGTCAAGATGTATTAAATGTAAACCTCTTTAATGGAAACTACTGTCAGAAGGGAAAAATTCTCACTGCTCATTAATCCTAATTTCAGTTAAAGTCTTTCTGTTCATAAATCATCCATTTGCCATGCAGATTTCTCTTCAGGTCTCACATTTATTCAGAATCAAGAAGTGTTTGCTGTATTGAAAATCTTGATGACGGgtcttaaagggaatatgtaatgtccccaaacactattaacctacagatatatgGTTCATCTGCAAGGATAGTGCAGCTATAGGAAAAAAATAACTTTATTCCTTCTGGAGCCATCAGCTTTCTGTCATAGAGGCATGCCCAGAGGGACTTCATTAATCCCTCACAACATTGTGAGCGGCAGCTATGAGCCTGTTGATTGAAAGCTCACTTTGCAGAGATGCGCTGCAGAACAAGCTGTCAATTATAGGTGCTGCCACTCACCACTCCAAGTGCACTCTGCGGTGAATAAAGCTGCTTTGGTCACACCTCTATAACTGAAAGCCAGTGGCTACCGGGAGGAAAAAGTTTATTTTATCCCAGTACCTGCACTTACAGTAAGCCGGCTGGACAACaatgtaatgctattaacctgcagattaaccctattatAATTTTCTGGGGTGAACATATCAGTGATGCAAACTGTGTAGCTGCACAAGGGTCCAAGAGGTAAAGGGGTCCATGCTCACCATCAAAGCCAGTGAAATGTTGCATTATGATGTTTTATCGGGCTGCAAAGGGTCATTATACTGTTCTTACACAGGGACCCCTTTCTGTGTCCACTCCTGAAACCCTTCTTGTAACATGATGGACGGGGCTAGCTGACCAGCTAATCAACTACGCTCTCTGCCTCTTCATCATCCATGATGGAGAAGGTGGAGGCTTAGATATCGATCTAAACTAGCCAGCCAACTCCTTTCACCATCTTATTCACACAGGGATGCAAGAGGGTTTCTTATCAAGGGCAAATGGTGATTTATGAAGAATTAAGGTACTTTGGTATATTCATTAATTCACATTTTGGTAACAATGAAAGTGCTTTTTATGTTACTGGATAACTTTTTTTTGATATTAGCTGCTTTGTTCACCAATTGTTTTCTTATTGGAGTTTTATATAACTAATTCAAATGtgagatttttatttttataggatctacACTAAAACTTGACAGCATCTCAAAAAGAACAGACCTTAATAAAACAAATGTTAGCTCGAATCACACAGAAAACAGGAAAGGACCATCTTTAATACAGGTTGAAAAGTTAGTGAATACTGAGTCTGGGGATAAAGACCATTGCTATTCAGGACAGAGTTCTTACAAAATCTGTAAGAGAGGAACAGCCACCAGTCCAACATCAGAGAAAGGTAACAACAAAGACCAGGAGATATCTCCATTAGATCAGAAGTCTTTTACTAAACTCAAACATTGTGCTAAATATTTTACAGAAATTACTTCTGGAGGAAGAGAACAAGATGATCTAATAGTATGTAAGCATAGTTCTCAGGAAGAGTGTATGAGTGAAAAATCTCAGCTGGGTATTCCGAGTGGAACAAAGCTTAAAAATGCAAGAAGATCAACTATGTCTTTCGAACACTCCGATCAGAACTTTGATAGCTCTCAGGAGTCAGATGCAAGTTCTTGTTACTCATTCCAAGGCTCTGAGGAAAGGTCTTCTCCCTGCTCCTCACGATCTTCAGAAATGGCAGAGACTATGTCAAGCCGAAGAGTAACTCTGAAAACAAGGATGACAAGTTCTAGTTCAACATCAATAAGAAGTGTGCAGAGTCCAGAAGCATCCTCACACAAACTAAATATATCAAATATAAAAAATGTTTATAGCAGCCATCGTCCTTCATCTCAAGAATCTAGTACAACATCAATAAGGCATCCAGAAACTCCTGTAACATCCTTCCACAGACTAGTTTCAAAAGAGAATAAAATATATGGTAGCCTGGATATGTCACTTCTGGAATCTGAGAAAAGTTATTGTGACTTACAACAGTCAACAAATAGATATTCCGAAGCCTCAGAAAGGACGGCTACCAGCAGCCCAGAGTCCATTGTAATTTATCCCCAAAAGTGGCCAATGTAAAGGCTTTATACTCTAGAAAAAGTCTGTCTAGAAGAGTCCTGTTAAGGAATAACTTCTGGACATGTGATTCTGGCAGGACACAAAACTACATATCTAAATCCAAATAGTACAACAATTAATTACTATACGGTATTTCAATTGTGTTTATTGTCAGATTAAGCTGTCGTGTATGAAAAATATTAGGCACAATGCACCAAAAACTGTCTTATGTGGCTAACATCACAATTATAATTAGTTTTAGACACTTTTTTTGCGCCTTTCTCAAGAGCGGAGTCTGGATTAGTGTGAAGGGATGTTGCTTTATGAAGGAATGTGTGGCTTAGGATGTGACACTGTGCTCCAAAATTTGCACGAATTAGGCCAATCATGGGTGTATAAAATTAGACAAAATTGAATAAAGATCCAAACATGATCAGGCAGCAAAATCCATAAATGTGTAAATTTTAAGATTGTCTAGTAAGTTTACACTGTCTGAAAATTAGACCGTCTTAGTAAATCTGCTCTTTTCTGTGCTTTGGTCACTCCTACTAGCTGAAAGACAAAGTTTAACAAATGTACTAAAATTGCTTAATTTGAGGACAATGTAAACTTAGACTAGATCTTAAAATTCACCATTTGTATCTCAGTGGTTCATGCCGGATGATAAATTTAACACCGTTTTAGACATTTTTGTCTAACTTTACACCACATACTGGTTGGATAACTTTGCTCCAGAAATTTGCTTAAAAGTTTGGGTCATGAGATTAAATTAAAAACCATATTCCTTTCTCACTAGGCCATCCCTTTTGACaacggaaaaacaaaaattgtctgcAGCATATAAGTAATGTGGGTGGCGCAAGAGGTGTATAAGCATTTTTTGAAGCTAATTGTGCCAGAATTCTGTTTATTTAGATTAGTAAACCTCTCTAATATTATGCAtgcctttgttgttttttttttggctaataGCTCAGTAGATTTGTCTCACACTATATTACCCTTACATAGGACAGCAAAGTCTGATTAGATTCTGTGCacagaacaataaaaataaaaaatgtgtgacCTTGTTGAATTGTTTTCCACACTGATAGACACTTTTTGTTTGGCTGGAAAATATGCTAATTCCTTTTTATTTGTAAATGAAGTGCCTTTTGTGATTTCCAACCTGTGGCTCTCCTGCTGTTATGAAACAAACAATCCGCTTGCTCTAATTGTCTCATATAACTAGTTGTATATCCAGGTAAAGAATTGTGCTTTACATAATTCGACTTTACACAAGGTATCTTCCTTTTTGAGTGATTTAGTTGTGATGTGTGCCTGTTTTTCAATGTACATTCAGTAAATGAATGTATCTTTTTAggcagtctaaaggtaccgtcacactaaacgatatcgctagcgatccgtgacgttgcagcgtcctggctagcgatatcgtttagtttgacacgcagcagcgatcaggatcctgctgtgatatcgctggtcgttgaacaaagttcagaactttatttggtcgtcagaccggcgtgtatcgtcgtgtttgacaccaaaagcaacgataccagcgatgttttacactggtaaccagggtaaacatcgggttactaagcgcagggccacgcttagtaacccgatgtttaccctggttaccagtgtaaaatgtaaaaaaaataaacagtacatactcaccttcgcgtcccccggcgtccgcttcccacactgactgagcgccgtaaagtgaaagtgaaagtacagcacagcggtgacgtcaccgctctgctgttagggccggcgctcagtcagtgcaggaagcggacgccgggggacgcgaatgtaagtatgtactgtttgttttttttacattttacgctggtaaccagggtaaacatcgggttattaagcgcggccctgcgcttagtaacccgatgtttaccctggttacccggggacctcggcatcgttggtcgctggagagcggtctgtgtgacagctctccagcgaccaaacagcaacgctgcagcgatcagcatcgttgtctgtatcgctgcagcgtcgcttagtgtgacggtaccttaagggtaccattacactaaacgatttaccaacgatcacgaccagcgatacgacctggccgtgatcgttggtaagtcgttgtgtggtcgctggagagctgtcacacagacagctctccagcgaccaacgatgccgaagtccccgggtaaccatggtaaatatcgggttactaagcgcagggccgcgcttagtaacccgatgtttaccctggttaccattgtaaatgtaaaaaaaccaaaaacac
Encoded here:
- the LOC143775635 gene encoding uncharacterized protein LOC143775635 isoform X1, with protein sequence MGRRHRVATAVPAVNTKGSETPIHLLVNMKKVQMKRELQALTEKQNLMLSNRLSAIRQSNGRVDNWNLYPQRSLNATQQRQNFNKISYENGKILERILRRESEYGRWESEWEKVKRIQANISRYPQVPWAREHRVTFIDNKRNMDIPDLFEENETASSQSRSTLKLDSISKRTDLNKTNVSSNHTENRKGPSLIQVEKLVNTESGDKDHCYSGQSSYKICKRGTATSPTSEKEITSGGREQDDLIVCKHSSQEECMSEKSQLGIPSGTKLKNARRSTMSFEHSDQNFDSSQESDASSCYSFQGSEERSSPCSSRSSEMAETMSSRRVTLKTRMTSSSSTSIRSVQSPEASSHKLNISNIKNVYSSHRPSSQESSTTSIRHPETPVTSFHRLVSKENKIYGSLDMSLLESEKSYCDLQQSTNRYSEASERTATSSPESIVIYPQKWPM
- the LOC143775635 gene encoding uncharacterized protein LOC143775635 isoform X2, with the protein product MKKVQMKRELQALTEKQNLMLSNRLSAIRQSNGRVDNWNLYPQRSLNATQQRQNFNKISYENGKILERILRRESEYGRWESEWEKVKRIQANISRYPQVPWAREHRVTFIDNKRNMDIPDLFEENETASSQSRSTLKLDSISKRTDLNKTNVSSNHTENRKGPSLIQVEKLVNTESGDKDHCYSGQSSYKICKRGTATSPTSEKEITSGGREQDDLIVCKHSSQEECMSEKSQLGIPSGTKLKNARRSTMSFEHSDQNFDSSQESDASSCYSFQGSEERSSPCSSRSSEMAETMSSRRVTLKTRMTSSSSTSIRSVQSPEASSHKLNISNIKNVYSSHRPSSQESSTTSIRHPETPVTSFHRLVSKENKIYGSLDMSLLESEKSYCDLQQSTNRYSEASERTATSSPESIVIYPQKWPM